In Silene latifolia isolate original U9 population chromosome X, ASM4854445v1, whole genome shotgun sequence, the following proteins share a genomic window:
- the LOC141617237 gene encoding photosynthetic NDH subunit of lumenal location 3, chloroplastic — protein sequence MMSQLANLHGVIESLLPIQKLQNPQKTFTKSRKTKCHAKKLEDLEWKMQPLLSSNTSRRPMLGVASIALLAQFVGVKTSVAEEGNGLWRDGLLPGLPPFENYIGNKETGTRTFLKTGLYIANVGLKGSEYRIKKYAFDLMALGDLIGKDAWNYFRKYLKIKATIMFYDFDKLISAAAPSDKQPLTDLANRLFDNFEQLQDAVKMKDLPLTESCYRDTTVLLQEVMDRMA from the exons ATGATGTCTCAATTGGCAAATTTACATGGTGTGATTGAAAGCTTATTGCCCATCCAAAAGCTCCAAAACCCTCAAAAGACATTCACCAAATCACGCAAAACTAAATGTCATGCTAAAAAATTGGAGGATTTGGAGTGGAAAATGCAACCTTTATTGTCAAGTAACACATCAAGAAGGCCAATGTTGGGGGTTGCTTCAATTGCTCTACTCGCACAATTTGTTGGTGTAAAGACGTCTGTAGCCGAGGAGGGCAATGGCTTGTGGCGTGATGGGCTACTTCCAGGATTACCACCCTTTGAAAATT ATATTGGCAACAAGGAGACGGGAACAAGAACATTTCTAAAGACAGGACTATACATAGCCAACGTGGGACTAAAAGGAAGTGAATACAGGATTAAGAAATATGCGTTTGATCTAATGGCACTTGGTGATTTAATAGGCAAAGATGCCTGGAATTATTTCAGGAAATATCTCAAAATTAAGGCCACCATTATGTTCTATGACTTTGACAAGCTCATCTCTGCTGCTGCTCCTTCTGATAAACAGCCTCTTACAGACCTTGCTAATCGCCTCTTTGACAATTTCGAGCAG TTGCAGGATGCTGTGAAAATGAAGGATCTTCCATTGACAGAATCATGCTACCGCGATACAACAGTCCTCCTTCAAGAGGTGATGGATAGAATGGCATAA
- the LOC141617236 gene encoding kinesin-like protein KIN-14N, with protein sequence MVTMSKKKFNSVETREQRRGIMVGPRSNVLRPRQGLSTANARRESFPASAPPSAPASNSGSDVGGLDFTREDVDGLVNERMRTKNKFNYKERCDQMMDYIKRLRLCIKWFQEVEGGYILEQDNLRELLEAAEKKCSNIEVMMQNKEEELNAIIIELRNSYTLLQEKCAKEESDKLGVLDEMSREKEARIAAEKLQASLSADLRKAQQEQQHSDQKIDSLNDMYKRLQEYNASLQQYNSKLQTELGTANETLKCVEAEKAAILDNLSIMRGQHNSVLDQLTSTRASQEEAVKQKEALVNEVGCLRTELQQARDDRDRQLSHVQSLTNEIAKYKDFTGRSLSEVDCLTMKSNELEVKYSAQNELVRTLQDQLAAAQKKLQISDVSATETRKQFAEQNNIICDLQTRLSDAESKLKEGEILRKKLHNTILELKGNIRVFCRVRPVLPDDGPNADTKIISFPTSTEAMGRGIDLLQNGQRHPFLFDKVFLPDTAQENVFVEISQLVQSALDGYKVCIFAYGQTGSGKTFTMMGKPGNPELKGLIPRSLEQIFAARQSLQSQGWKYELQVSMLEIYNETIRDLLSMTKSSFTENTSGKQYTIKHDTNGNTHVSDLTIVDVHSSKEVAYLLDKAAQSRSVGKTLMNEQSSRSHFVFTLRISGVNESTEQHVQGVLNLIDLAGSERLSKSGSTGDRLKETQAINKSLSSLSDVIFALAKREDHVPFRNSKLTYLLQPCLGGDSKTLMFVNISPESSSLNESLCSLRFAARVNACEIGVPRRQTNNLRSTESRISYG encoded by the exons ATGGTGACGATGTCTAAGAAAAAGTTCAATAGTGTTGAAACTAGAGAGCAAAGGAGAGGGATAATGGTAGGACCAAGATCAAATGTGCTTCGTCCCCGACAAGGGTTATCCACAGCCAATGCCCGCCGAGAATCATTTCCCGCCAGCGCTCCGCCAAGTGCTCCTGCCAGCAATTCGGGTTCCGATGTTGGTGGCCTTGATTTCACAAGAGAGGATGTCGATGGCTTGGTGAATGAGAGGATGAGGACCAAGAACAAGTTCAACTATAAG GAAAGATGTGACCAGATGATGGATTATATTAAAAGGCTAAGGCTGTGTATTAAATGGTTCCAAGAGGTTGAAGGAGGGTATATTTTGGAACAAGACAATCTCAGGGAGTTATTAGAAGCAGCGGAGAAAAAGTGTTCCAACATTG AGGTGATGATgcaaaataaggaagaagaaTTAAATGCAATTATCATAGAGTTGAGAAATAGCTATACCTTGTTGCAAGAGAAATGCGCGAAAGAAGAATCAGATAAGTTG GGCGTTTTGGACGAAATGTCGAGAGAGAAAGAGGCTAGGATAGCCGCTGAAAAGTTGCAAGCTTCTCTGTCCGCCGATCTCAGAAAAGCTCAGCAAGAGCAACAACATTCTGATCAAAAG ATAGATTCACTCAATGACATGTACAAAAGATTGCAGGAGTATAACGCTAGCTTGCAGCAATACAACAGCAAACTTCAAACTGAACTTGGTACAGCCAATGAGACCTTGAAATGTGTTGAAGCAGAAAAGGCTGCTATACTTGACAACCTCAGCATCATGAGGGGACAGCATAATTCCGTGCTGGATCAGTTGACTTCTACCCGG GCATCTCAAGAAGAAGCTGTCAAACAAAAGGAGGCTTTAGTCAACGAGGTGGGTTGTCTCAGGACAGAGCTACAACAGGCTCGAGATGACCGTGACCGTCAATTATCGCACGTACAGTCTTTGACGAATGAAATTGCCAAGTACAAAGACTTTACTGGCAGATCTCTCTCTGAGGTGGATTGCCTTACAATGAAATCAAATGAACTGGAG GTTAAGTATTCGGCACAGAATGAACTAGTTAGGACCTTACAAGATCAGTTAGCAGCTGCACAGAAGAAATTGCAG ATAAGTGATGTGTCAGCAACTGAGACACGAAAGCAATTTGCAGAGCAGAACAACATCATTTGTGATCTGCAGACTCGTTTGTCAGATGCAGAATCAAAACTTAAAGAGGGGGAGATACTACGTAAAAAGTTGCACAATACCATATTG GAACTGAAGGGAAATATACGTGTTTTCTGCAGAGTACGGCCTGTATTACCTGATGATGGTCCGAATGCAGatacaaagatcatttctttccCTACATCTACAGAAGCCATGGGACGGGGCATTGATCTGTTGCAAAATG GGCAAAGGCACCCCTTCTTGTTTGATAAGGTTTTCTTGCCTGACACTGCGCAAGAGAATGTATTTGTGGAGATCTCTCAACTTGTTCAGAGTGCACTTGATGGTTACAAG GTGTGTATCTTTGCCTATGGTCAAACGGGCTCAGGCAAAACATTTACAATGATGGGAAAACCAGGAAATCCTGAGTTGAAAGGATTGATTCCTCGTTCATTAGAGCAAATCTTTGCAGCGAGGCAGTCTCTTCAATCTCAAGGTTGGAAATATGAGCTGCAG GTATCAATGCTGGAAATCTACAATGAAACTATCCGTGATTTACTATCTATGACTAAATCAAGCTTCACGGAGAATACTTCAGGAAAACAATACACTATCAAACATGATACGAACGGGAACACTCACGTCTCTGATCTTACCATAGTCGATGTCCATAGCTCTAAAGAGGTCGCCTATTTATTAGATAAGGCAGCGCAAAGCAG GTCCGTGGGTAAGACCTTAATGAATGAGCAATCATCGCGAAGTCATTTTGTTTTCACTTTACGTATATCTGGTGTTAATGAG AGCACCGAGCAGCATGTACAAGGTGTACTTAACCTAATTGATCTTGCTGGAAGCGAACGTCTTTCGAAAAGTGGTTCAACCGGAGACCGATTGAAGGAAACTCAG GCCATCAATAAAAGCTTATCCTCTTTAAGTGATGTCATATTTGCTTTAGCAAAGAGGGAAGATCATGTACCGTTCCGAAACTCCAAACTGACATATCTTCTCCAG CCATGccttggtggtgactccaaaaCTTTGATGTTTGTTAACATCTCTCCGGAATCATCTTCCCTGAACGAGTCTCTTTGTTCACTTCGGTTTGCTGCCCGGGTTAATGCTTGTGAGATAGGTGTTCCTCGACGACAGACAAACAACCTAAGGTCGACTGAATCTCGGATTAGCTATGGCTAA